The Bos indicus x Bos taurus breed Angus x Brahman F1 hybrid chromosome 11, Bos_hybrid_MaternalHap_v2.0, whole genome shotgun sequence genome includes a region encoding these proteins:
- the DBH gene encoding dopamine beta-hydroxylase, whose translation MQVPSPSVREAASMYGTAVAVFLVILVAALQGSAPAESPFPFHIPLDPEGTLELSWNVSYAQETVYFQLLVRELKAGVLFGMSDRGELENADLVVLWTDRDGAYFGDAWSDQKGQVHLDSQQDYQLLRAQRTPEGLYLLFKRPFGTCDPNDYLIEDGTVHLVYGFLEEPLRSLEAINTSSLRTGLQRVQLLKPSIPQPALPADTRTMEIRAPDVLIPGQQTTYWCYVTELPDGFPRHHIVMYEPIVTEGNEALVHHMEVFQCAAEFETIPHFSGPCDSKMKPQRLNFCRHVLAAWALGAKAFYYPEEAGLAFGGPGSSRFLRLEVHYHNPLVITGRRDSSGIRLYYTAALRRFDAGIMELGLAYTPVMAIPPQETAFVLTGYCTDKCTQLALPASGIHIFASQLHTHLTGRKVVTVLARDGRETEIVNRDNHYSPHFQEIRMLKKVVSVYPGDVLITSCTYNTEDRRLATVGGFGILEEMCVNYVHYYPQTQLELCKSAVDPGFLHKYFRLVNRFNSEEVCTCPQASVPEQFASVPWNSFNREVLKALYGFAPISMHCNRSSAVRFQGEWNRQPLPEIVSRLEEPTPHCPASQAQSPAGPTVLNIDGGKG comes from the exons ATGCAGGTCCCCAGCCCCAGCGTGCGCGAGGCGGCCTCCATGTACGGCACCGCGGTGGCCGTCTTCCTGGTCATCCTCGTGGCTGCGCTGCAGGGCTCGGCCCCCGCCGAGAGCCCCTTCCCCTTCCACATCCCCCTGGACCCCGAGGGGACCCTGGAGCTGTCCTGGAACGTCAGCTATGCGCAGGAGACCGTCTACTTCCAGCTCCTGGTGCGGGAGCTCAAGGCTGGTGTCCTATTCGGGATGTCGGACCGAGGAGAGCTGGAAAATGCTGACCTGGTGGTACTCTGGACTGACAGGGACGGCGCCTACTTCGGG GATGCCTGGAGTGACCAGAAGGGGCAGGTCCACCTGGACTCCCAGCAGGATTACCAGCTTCTGCGGGCACAGAGGACTCCAGAAGGCCTGTACCTGCTCTTCAAGAGGCCTTTTGGCACCTGTGACCCCAACGACTACCTCATCGAG GACGGCACCGTCCACCTGGTGTATGGATTCCTGGAGGAGCCGCTCCGGTCGCTGGAGGCCATCAATACATCCAGCTTGCGCACGGGGCTGCAGAGggtgcagctgctgaagcccagcaTCCCGCAGCCGGCCCTGCCTGCGGACACGCGCACCATGGAGATCCGCGCCCCCGACGTCCTCATCCCCGGCCAGCAGACCACGTACTGGTGCTACGTGACCGAGCTCCCGGACGGCTTCCCCCGGCACCACATCGTCATG TACGAGCCCATCGTCACCGAGGGCAACGAGGCGCTGGTGCACCACATGGAGGTCTTCCAGTGCGCCGCCGAGTTCGAGACCATCCCCCACTTCAGCGGGCCCTGCGACTCCAAGATGAAGCCGCAGCGGCTCAACTTCTGCCGTCACGTGCTGGCCGCCTGGGCCCTGGGCGCCAAG GCCTTTTACTACCCAGAGGAAGCAGGCCTGGCCTTCGGGGGGCCCGGCTCCTCCAGATTTCTCCGCCTGGAAGTTCACTACCACAACCCACTGGTGATAACAG GCCGGCGCGACTCCTCGGGCATCCGCCTGTACTACACGGCTGCGCTGCGGCGCTTCGACGCGGGCATCATGGAGCTGGGCCTGGCGTACACGCCCGTGATGGCCATCCCCCCGCAGGAGACGGCCTTCGTCCTCACCGGCTACTGCACGGACAAGTGCACCCAGCTG GCCCTGCCCGCCTCAGGGATTCACATCTTCGCCTCTCAGCTCCACACGCACCTGACCGGCCGGAAGGTGGTCACAGTGCTGGCCAGGGACGGCCGGGAGACAGAGATCGTGAACAGGGACAACCACTACAGCCCACACTTCCAG GAGATCCGCATGTTGAAGAAGGTCGTGTCTGTCTACCCG GGAGACGTGCTCATCACCTCTTGCACATACAACACGGAAGACAGGAGGCTGGCCACCGTG GGGGGCTTCGGGATCCTGGAGGAGATGTGCGTCAACTATGTGCACTACTACCCCCAGACGCAGCTGGAGCTCTGCAAGAGCGCCGTGGACCCTGGCTTCCTGCACAAGTACTTCCGCCTCGTGAACAG GTTCAACAGCGAGGAAGTCTGCACCTGCCCCCAGGCGTCTGTCCCTGAGCAGTTTGCCTCCGTGCCCTGGAACTCCTTCAACCGCGAGGTGCTCAAGGCCCTGTACGGCTTCGCACCCATCTCCATGCACTGCAACAGGTCCTCGGCCGTCCGCTTCCAG GGCGAGTGGAATCGGCAGCCCCTGCCTGAGATCGTGTCCAGGTTGGAAGAGCCCACCCCTCACTGCCCAGCCAGCCAGGCTCAGAGCCCCGCCGGCCCCACCGTGCTGAACATCGATGGGGGCAAAGGCTGA